In Streptomyces sp. NBC_00878, a single window of DNA contains:
- a CDS encoding DUF1918 domain-containing protein has translation MQATVGDHLLVHGRIVGQHDRVAEVIEVLGQQGNPPYRVRFEDGHETLMSPGPDCVVQHHENTR, from the coding sequence ATGCAAGCAACCGTAGGCGACCATCTGCTGGTGCACGGCAGGATCGTCGGGCAGCACGATCGGGTCGCGGAAGTCATCGAGGTGCTCGGGCAGCAGGGGAATCCCCCCTACCGCGTCCGCTTCGAGGACGGCCACGAGACCCTGATGTCCCCCGGCCCCGACTGTGTGGTCCAGCACCACGAGAACACCCGCTAG